The following coding sequences are from one Carassius auratus strain Wakin chromosome 15, ASM336829v1, whole genome shotgun sequence window:
- the phf12b gene encoding PHD finger protein 12 isoform X2, with protein sequence MWDKMETPKILYDLDTSGGLMEQIQQLLAPPRSEDGEKRRKPERETRRGGRATNHDTCDSCREGGDLLCCDHCPAAFHLQCCNPPLSREMLPPGDWMCHRCSVRKKKREQKAEQVNGALERQLSKRSSSPAAELELRLDGLPSAASGGLRLAVAQVRLLERRTSSRPGTPTSNASTDTPTPSEHNDMDEDLMDVEEEVQGSESESATPHLKKPFQLLIAAAMERNPTQFQLPSELTCTTSLPGSSKRRRKEEAIGKNVKRPQHELDPSGLVPLPVKVCFTCGKSCRVAPLIQCDYCALLFHMDCLDPPLTAMPTGRWMCPNHAEHLVLNQNNVTLSTRCQLFDQFQDRLSQHAVKVDFLRWVHRQHHPNRRGVRHIKKKTLKVPNAIKSHYQNPPLLVDQVGLRNGQLVTNGFAEQECSSQHLPSEGEQEEWLHHVIALQCSIMKHLSAKQMSSSLRDSEQTDMSDLKMQESTEMQDLSSQNSDCFQPRGTQVGPQGAPVLPCAAAEQSESSRERSCQGDADSPAEKGMGVNGPVVCVRPSSPSRLQTPALSEPALLNHVDVKIESSSPLSSCMQRDTPSSTSLASDSPAHHHSSAVGNSSVLNSSLSSQTKENKVSAEVMPAGKGSVLPSSIGSLYSYIKNVVQGDAEVDMNELDEEFIRLLAWQRIQQLLSPKSLQPSNKCGIPPAVTASLSKPSPLADAQKRDVQARAVLCPLTGKGAAINMCYRTLYIGTGAEMDVCLTNYGHCNYVSGKHACIFYDENTKHYELLNYSEHGTTVDNVLYSCDFSDKPNITSPSGLASKVQNSIRGNKSRIPLVEMCAETVLMPAGGVMSSQAQGGPKSPCNCKASSSSLIGGSGAGWEGTALLHHSSCIKVGCMQFLFSITEFANQPKKEQMSTSISQEETEAVDIQTPKLHQMPVLQSKSVS encoded by the exons ATGTGGGACAAAATGGAGACCCCGAAGATTCTGTACGATTTGGACACGTCTGGGGGCCTAATGGAG CAAATTCAACAGCTGCTCGCACCTCCACGCTCCGAGGATGGAGAGAAGAGACGCAAACCAGAGAGAGAGACCAGAAGAGGGGGCCGAGCCACGAACCATGACACCTGCGATAGCTGCCGGGAGGGAGGAGACCTGCTCTGCTGTGATCACTGTCCCGCTGCTTTTCACCTGCAGTGCTG TAATCCACCTTTGAGCAGAGAGATGCTGCCCCCTGGTGACTGGATGTGTCATCGCTGCAGTGTGCGCAAAAAG AAGCGTGAGCAGAAGGCAGAGCAGGTGAATGGGGCATTGGAGCGGCAGCTGTCCAAGCGGTCCTCCTCCCCTGCAGCGGAGCTGGAGCTGCGTCTGGACGGGCTGCCCTCTGCCGCATCAGGAGGCCTGAGACTCGCCGTCGCACAGGTCCGTCTTCTCGAGCGGCGCACGAGCAGCCGTCCAGGTACGCCCACTTCAAACGCGTCCACCGACACGCCTACACCGTCAGAACATAATGACATGGATGAGGACCTGATGGACGTCGAAGAGGAAGTGCAGGGCTCTGAGTCTGAGAGCGCCACACCTCACCTGAAGAAACCTTTTCAGCTGCTGATCGCTGCAGCCATGGAGAGAAACCCCACGCAGTTTCAGCTGCCCAGTGAGCTTACGTGCACCACTTCACTGCCAG GCAGCAGTAAGCGCAGAAGGAAAGAGGAGGCAATAGGCAAGAATGTGAAGAGGCCACAACATGAGCTGGATCCCAGCGGGCTGGTCCCTCTGCCAGTGAAAGTGTGTTTTACCTGTGGCAA gaGCTGCAGGGTGGCTCCTCTGATCCAGTGTGATTATTGTGCGCTCCTGTTCCACATGGACTGCCTGGACCCCCCCCTCACTGCCATGCCCACTGGGAGATGGATGTGTCCCAACCACGCAGAGCACCTGGTG CTAAACCAAAATAACGTGACCCTCAGCACACGTTGCCAGCTGTTCGATCAGTTCCAGGACCGATTGTCCCAACATGCAGTCAAAGTGGACTTCCTGCGCTGGGTTCACCGCCAACATCACCCCAACCGCAGAGGTGTTCGCCACATCAAGAAAAAGACATTGAAG GTCCCCAATGCCATCAAAAGTCACTACCAGAATCCCCCTTTGCTGGTGGATCAAGTGGGTCTTCGCAATGGACAGCTAGTCACAAACGGTTTTGCGGAACAAGAATGTTCTTCTCAACATTTACCCAGTGAAGGGGAGCAAGAGGAG tggCTTCATCATGTCATTGCACTTCAGTGTAGTATTATGAAACATTTATCTGCTAAGCAGATGTCATCCTCCCTCCGGGACTCGGAGCAGACTGACATGTCAGACCTGAAGATGCAGGAGTCTACAGAGATGCAGGACCTCAGCTCTCAGAATTCTGATTGCTTCCAGCCTAGAGGTACACAAGTTGGCCCCCAGGGGGCCCCTGTGCTGCCCTGTGCTGCAGCTGAACAgtctgaaagcagcagagaaagATCTTGTCAGGGTGATGCTGACAGTCCAGCGGAGAAGGGCATGGGAGTGAATGGGCCAGTAGTATGTGTCAGGCCCAGCAGCCCCTCTAGACTACAAACTCCAGCACTCTCAGAGCCAGCCCTGCTCAACCATGTAGATGTAAAGATTGAGAGCAGCAGTCCCCTCAGCTCCTGTATGCAGAGAGATACTCCTTCATCTACCAGCCTTGCTTCGGACTCGCCTGCCCATCATCACAGCTCGGCTGTAGGGAACTCTTCAGTTCTGAACAGCAGCTTGTCATCTCAAACTAAAG AGAACAAAGTAAGCGCAGAAGTAATGCCTGCTGGGAAAGGCTCGGTGCTCCCGTCCTCTATAGGCAGTTTATACAGCTACATTAAGAATGTGGTTCAAGGCGATGCAG AAGTGGACATGAATGAGCTGGATGAGGAGTTTATCAGACTCCTGGCTTGGCAGAGGATCCAACAGCTTCTGTCTCCCAAATCACTTCAACCCTCAAACAAATGTGGGATTCCTCCAGCCGTCACTGCCTCTCTCTCAAAACCTTCCCCCCTCGCAGACG cacaaaaaagGGACGTACAAGCTCGAGCAGTACTGTGTCCTTTAACAGGAAAAGGGGCAGCTATCAACATGTGCTATAGGACTCTGTACATAGGAACAG gTGCTGAAATGGATGTGTGCCTTACAAACTACGGTCATTGCAATTACGTTTCTGGGAAACATGCCTGCATCTTTTATGATGAA AACACGAAGCATTATGAGCTTCTGAACTACAGTGAGCATGGGACGACTGTAGATAACGTGCTTTACTCATGTGACTTCTCCGACAAACCAAACATCACTTCACCCAGCGGGCTGGCATCCAAAGTACAAAACAGCATCA GAGGTAACAAGTCAAGGATACCGCTTGTTGAGATGTGTGCGGAGACGGTGCTGATGCCCGCAGGTGGTGTGATGAGCAGCCAGGCACAAGGAGGACCCAAATCACCCTGCAACTGTAAAGCCAGCAGCTCCAGCCTTATTGGGGGCAGCGGAGCCGGCTGGGAGGGCACTGCATTGCTCCACCACAGCAGCTGCATCAAAGTGGGCTGCATGCAGTTCCTGTTCAGCATCACAGAGTTTGCTAACCAACCCAAAAAAGAGCAGATGTCCACCAGCATTAGCCAAGAAGAGACTGAAGCGGTTGACATACAGACTCCCAAACTCCACCAAATGCCAGTGCTACAGTCCAAGTCTGTATCATAA
- the phf12b gene encoding PHD finger protein 12 isoform X1 produces MWDKMETPKILYDLDTSGGLMEQIQQLLAPPRSEDGEKRRKPERETRRGGRATNHDTCDSCREGGDLLCCDHCPAAFHLQCCNPPLSREMLPPGDWMCHRCSVRKKKREQKAEQVNGALERQLSKRSSSPAAELELRLDGLPSAASGGLRLAVAQVRLLERRTSSRPGTPTSNASTDTPTPSEHNDMDEDLMDVEEEVQGSESESATPHLKKPFQLLIAAAMERNPTQFQLPSELTCTTSLPGSSKRRRKEEAIGKNVKRPQHELDPSGLVPLPVKVCFTCGKSCRVAPLIQCDYCALLFHMDCLDPPLTAMPTGRWMCPNHAEHLVLNQNNVTLSTRCQLFDQFQDRLSQHAVKVDFLRWVHRQHHPNRRGVRHIKKKTLKVPNAIKSHYQNPPLLVDQVGLRNGQLVTNGFAEQECSSQHLPSEGEQEEWLHHVIALQCSIMKHLSAKQMSSSLRDSEQTDMSDLKMQESTEMQDLSSQNSDCFQPRGTQVGPQGAPVLPCAAAEQSESSRERSCQGDADSPAEKGMGVNGPVVCVRPSSPSRLQTPALSEPALLNHVDVKIESSSPLSSCMQRDTPSSTSLASDSPAHHHSSAVGNSSVLNSSLSSQTKENKVSAEVMPAGKGSVLPSSIGSLYSYIKNVVQGDAEVDMNELDEEFIRLLAWQRIQQLLSPKSLQPSNKCGIPPAVTASLSKPSPLADGNKTHPSHHIEAVLLPLQSQYSKPLLFAAQKRDVQARAVLCPLTGKGAAINMCYRTLYIGTGAEMDVCLTNYGHCNYVSGKHACIFYDENTKHYELLNYSEHGTTVDNVLYSCDFSDKPNITSPSGLASKVQNSIRGNKSRIPLVEMCAETVLMPAGGVMSSQAQGGPKSPCNCKASSSSLIGGSGAGWEGTALLHHSSCIKVGCMQFLFSITEFANQPKKEQMSTSISQEETEAVDIQTPKLHQMPVLQSKSVS; encoded by the exons ATGTGGGACAAAATGGAGACCCCGAAGATTCTGTACGATTTGGACACGTCTGGGGGCCTAATGGAG CAAATTCAACAGCTGCTCGCACCTCCACGCTCCGAGGATGGAGAGAAGAGACGCAAACCAGAGAGAGAGACCAGAAGAGGGGGCCGAGCCACGAACCATGACACCTGCGATAGCTGCCGGGAGGGAGGAGACCTGCTCTGCTGTGATCACTGTCCCGCTGCTTTTCACCTGCAGTGCTG TAATCCACCTTTGAGCAGAGAGATGCTGCCCCCTGGTGACTGGATGTGTCATCGCTGCAGTGTGCGCAAAAAG AAGCGTGAGCAGAAGGCAGAGCAGGTGAATGGGGCATTGGAGCGGCAGCTGTCCAAGCGGTCCTCCTCCCCTGCAGCGGAGCTGGAGCTGCGTCTGGACGGGCTGCCCTCTGCCGCATCAGGAGGCCTGAGACTCGCCGTCGCACAGGTCCGTCTTCTCGAGCGGCGCACGAGCAGCCGTCCAGGTACGCCCACTTCAAACGCGTCCACCGACACGCCTACACCGTCAGAACATAATGACATGGATGAGGACCTGATGGACGTCGAAGAGGAAGTGCAGGGCTCTGAGTCTGAGAGCGCCACACCTCACCTGAAGAAACCTTTTCAGCTGCTGATCGCTGCAGCCATGGAGAGAAACCCCACGCAGTTTCAGCTGCCCAGTGAGCTTACGTGCACCACTTCACTGCCAG GCAGCAGTAAGCGCAGAAGGAAAGAGGAGGCAATAGGCAAGAATGTGAAGAGGCCACAACATGAGCTGGATCCCAGCGGGCTGGTCCCTCTGCCAGTGAAAGTGTGTTTTACCTGTGGCAA gaGCTGCAGGGTGGCTCCTCTGATCCAGTGTGATTATTGTGCGCTCCTGTTCCACATGGACTGCCTGGACCCCCCCCTCACTGCCATGCCCACTGGGAGATGGATGTGTCCCAACCACGCAGAGCACCTGGTG CTAAACCAAAATAACGTGACCCTCAGCACACGTTGCCAGCTGTTCGATCAGTTCCAGGACCGATTGTCCCAACATGCAGTCAAAGTGGACTTCCTGCGCTGGGTTCACCGCCAACATCACCCCAACCGCAGAGGTGTTCGCCACATCAAGAAAAAGACATTGAAG GTCCCCAATGCCATCAAAAGTCACTACCAGAATCCCCCTTTGCTGGTGGATCAAGTGGGTCTTCGCAATGGACAGCTAGTCACAAACGGTTTTGCGGAACAAGAATGTTCTTCTCAACATTTACCCAGTGAAGGGGAGCAAGAGGAG tggCTTCATCATGTCATTGCACTTCAGTGTAGTATTATGAAACATTTATCTGCTAAGCAGATGTCATCCTCCCTCCGGGACTCGGAGCAGACTGACATGTCAGACCTGAAGATGCAGGAGTCTACAGAGATGCAGGACCTCAGCTCTCAGAATTCTGATTGCTTCCAGCCTAGAGGTACACAAGTTGGCCCCCAGGGGGCCCCTGTGCTGCCCTGTGCTGCAGCTGAACAgtctgaaagcagcagagaaagATCTTGTCAGGGTGATGCTGACAGTCCAGCGGAGAAGGGCATGGGAGTGAATGGGCCAGTAGTATGTGTCAGGCCCAGCAGCCCCTCTAGACTACAAACTCCAGCACTCTCAGAGCCAGCCCTGCTCAACCATGTAGATGTAAAGATTGAGAGCAGCAGTCCCCTCAGCTCCTGTATGCAGAGAGATACTCCTTCATCTACCAGCCTTGCTTCGGACTCGCCTGCCCATCATCACAGCTCGGCTGTAGGGAACTCTTCAGTTCTGAACAGCAGCTTGTCATCTCAAACTAAAG AGAACAAAGTAAGCGCAGAAGTAATGCCTGCTGGGAAAGGCTCGGTGCTCCCGTCCTCTATAGGCAGTTTATACAGCTACATTAAGAATGTGGTTCAAGGCGATGCAG AAGTGGACATGAATGAGCTGGATGAGGAGTTTATCAGACTCCTGGCTTGGCAGAGGATCCAACAGCTTCTGTCTCCCAAATCACTTCAACCCTCAAACAAATGTGGGATTCCTCCAGCCGTCACTGCCTCTCTCTCAAAACCTTCCCCCCTCGCAGACGGTAACAAAACTCACCCATCACATCACATTGAGGCTGTGCTGTTGCCCCTCCAGTCACAATATAGCAAGCCTTTGctttttgcagcacaaaaaagGGACGTACAAGCTCGAGCAGTACTGTGTCCTTTAACAGGAAAAGGGGCAGCTATCAACATGTGCTATAGGACTCTGTACATAGGAACAG gTGCTGAAATGGATGTGTGCCTTACAAACTACGGTCATTGCAATTACGTTTCTGGGAAACATGCCTGCATCTTTTATGATGAA AACACGAAGCATTATGAGCTTCTGAACTACAGTGAGCATGGGACGACTGTAGATAACGTGCTTTACTCATGTGACTTCTCCGACAAACCAAACATCACTTCACCCAGCGGGCTGGCATCCAAAGTACAAAACAGCATCA GAGGTAACAAGTCAAGGATACCGCTTGTTGAGATGTGTGCGGAGACGGTGCTGATGCCCGCAGGTGGTGTGATGAGCAGCCAGGCACAAGGAGGACCCAAATCACCCTGCAACTGTAAAGCCAGCAGCTCCAGCCTTATTGGGGGCAGCGGAGCCGGCTGGGAGGGCACTGCATTGCTCCACCACAGCAGCTGCATCAAAGTGGGCTGCATGCAGTTCCTGTTCAGCATCACAGAGTTTGCTAACCAACCCAAAAAAGAGCAGATGTCCACCAGCATTAGCCAAGAAGAGACTGAAGCGGTTGACATACAGACTCCCAAACTCCACCAAATGCCAGTGCTACAGTCCAAGTCTGTATCATAA